The DNA segment TTGTAAATCTATGTGTCGATATGAAATATTAAAGTCTTTTAAAGAACCGGTGTCATGCTCTCCACCATCAACAATTGCTTGTAATGTGTCATATGGTTTGCCCGTTATATATAGTAATTCATCTCCAGGTCGGAGCACGCCAAATAAACTGATGGTTATTGCATGTGTTCCTGAAATTATTTGATGTCTTACAAGCGCAGCTTCAGATCCAAATACTTCAGCATACACACGTTCTAAATTATCCCTTCCTTCATCATCATAGCCATATCCATTTGAAGGATGTAAATGAAAATCACTTACTTGATGTTTTCTAAAAGCTGTAATGACTTTTTCCTGATTGAAGAAAGCAATACGATCGGCTGTCTCATGTTGCTCTGATACTAGTTGTTCAATATGTTTTGCTTCATTTAATAAGTTCGTTGTTAATACTGATTGAAACGTCATAATTTATTCCTCAATTCTTCTATTTCCTTATTCTATCTTATCATACCTATTTAAATAGAATATAAAACCAAAATAGTTGTAATAGCATATATATCTGCTATTATTATATCGGTTCTAATGAATTTTGGAGGAATGTCAAGTGGCTTGGGAAGTGTTAAGTATTATTGGAACAATTGCATTTGCTGTATCAGGGGCAATTGTTGCTATGGAAGAAGAATATGATTTGTTCGGTGTATATTTACTCGGAATTGTGACTGCCTTTGGTGGAGGAGCAATTCGGAATTTATTAATAGGAGTACCCGTCTCAGCACTATGGGAACAAGAAATGATGTTTCAAATTGCCCTTTTTGCAATTACAGCTGTCTTTTTATTCCCACTGAAATTATTAAAACATTGGAATCGCTGGGGGAAATTCTTCGATGCAATTGGACTTTCTGCTTTTGCAATTCAAGGGGCATTATTCGCTGTACACCTTGGACTCCCTATAAGTGCAACCGTTGTCGCTGCAGTATTAACAGGTTCAGGAGGCGGGATCGTTCGTGATGTCTTGGCCGGACGGAAACCACTTGTACTTAAAAATGAAGTGTATGCAGTATGGGCAGCAATTGCAGGTTTAGTTATTGGTTTTGACCTTGCTACAGACGATATTTCGCTCTATATTTTGTTTGTATTGATGACTGTCTTACGAGTTGTCTCCTACTTATATAATTGGCGTTTGCCATTTCGTTCTTTACTTGAAACAGAAAAAGCAGATTAACTCGGTTCCGAGTTAATCTGCTACTTTTCTATATTTCAACTTCACCTTGCCAGTCTAACATACCGCCAGACATGTTCGTTACATCAAACCCTTGACCTTCTAGGAATTGACAAGCCATTCCACTACGTCCTCCAGAACGACAAATAATTACGTATTCCTTCGTTTTGTCTAAATCTTGGTATTTGAATTCTACTAATCCTAATGGAATATGTTCTGCACCAGGTATTATACCTTTAGCAACTTCATCCGCTTCGCGAACATCAATCATATGAACTTTTTCACTAGCTTCTAGCTTTTCTTGTAATTTTTCAGGTTGAATCGTTTTCATTTTTAATTCCTCCAATAAGTGGTTTATAATAATATAATATACCCCCACAGGTATATTGTCAAATGACTTGTTTATTGGTTAAGTTTCATCCATTGTTATTACTACTGATTTTGCAGGTACGAATGTAGAAATGGCGTGTTTATAAATGAGTTGCTGTTTACCATCAGATTCTAATAACACCGTAAAGTTATCGTAGGATTTGATAATTCCTTTTAACTGAAAACCATTTAATAAAAATACAGTAACAAATATACTATTTTTGCGAAACTGATTTAAACAAACATCTTGAATATTTATTGGTTTCATAATTGTACTTCCCCCTGTATGAACTAAATGTGTGGTGCGTTTATTTAATTACTTTTGATAGTATTCGCTTTTAATGACCAGATTCCTGCATTTCATTTATTATTTTTGAAAGTAATTCAGACATGTTGACATCAGGTTCAATCCATGTGATTGGAAATTTATTACGGAAGTAAGTGAGCTGACGCTTTGCATATCTTCGTGAATTTTGTTTAATTTGTTCAACCGCTTCTTCTAAAGAAATACCATTTCTAAAATAAGCGTATATCTCT comes from the Paenisporosarcina antarctica genome and includes:
- a CDS encoding trimeric intracellular cation channel family protein, which codes for MAWEVLSIIGTIAFAVSGAIVAMEEEYDLFGVYLLGIVTAFGGGAIRNLLIGVPVSALWEQEMMFQIALFAITAVFLFPLKLLKHWNRWGKFFDAIGLSAFAIQGALFAVHLGLPISATVVAAVLTGSGGGIVRDVLAGRKPLVLKNEVYAVWAAIAGLVIGFDLATDDISLYILFVLMTVLRVVSYLYNWRLPFRSLLETEKAD
- the hfq gene encoding RNA chaperone Hfq, translating into MKPINIQDVCLNQFRKNSIFVTVFLLNGFQLKGIIKSYDNFTVLLESDGKQQLIYKHAISTFVPAKSVVITMDET
- a CDS encoding rhodanese-like domain-containing protein, with the translated sequence MKTIQPEKLQEKLEASEKVHMIDVREADEVAKGIIPGAEHIPLGLVEFKYQDLDKTKEYVIICRSGGRSGMACQFLEGQGFDVTNMSGGMLDWQGEVEI